In the genome of Megachile rotundata isolate GNS110a chromosome 16, iyMegRotu1, whole genome shotgun sequence, the window GGTATCCAGCGAGAAATATGGTCGAGCGTACCTGCTCGTCTTCGTACGCGGTTTACGATTCTCTTAGCATACTCTAGCGCTACAACTTCGAGAACGAGCTCTCTTTTCCCGTCGATCGACTGTTTCGAGCGTATCCGAAGACGCGCGTATCGCCTGCCGGTAAACGCTCTCGCTGGAAAGTCGTGGGCGTAAAGCGGATCCTTGCATCGCCGTACTTCGGTTCCAGGATCTCGACGACGATAAAGGAATCGCGAGCTTTCTTATCGGCGACAGCGATCGTACGTTTCGCGCTGTCGCGAAATCGGCCACTCGTTGCTCGCCGGAACGAGCGAATTCGAAATCCAGGGCGATCTTCGCTCGGTGAAAAGAGCAACGCGAGTCGAAGAAGATTTCCCACGCGTTCGCGACGATGGAGAACCACTGCGGCGCTGATACGGCTCCGAGCCGAGTGGCACGGCGATGCGTCATAAGTAAATACTCGCGTACCTGTAACTCGTTATCGGCGTTAACGCTTACGATACGTCGCGTCGACTGAAATCGAGAACTCCGTTCGCTGGCGAGCAAATTGTACGAGTCGAGTCTCGTCGCGTTCGCGATTACATACCTCGGATCCATTCTCTCTGTTCGTTATTCCCGACCCGTGTCTTGCTCTTTCTCGCCTTCTATTCCCCCACCTTCTGTTTCACTCGCTCTACGCGCGTAACGCGCGTTACGCGAACGACTCGCGGTCAGTCGGCACAGAGGCATCGTTGACGCCACCGAGACCCTCCTTTATCCCTTTCCTCGTTTTCATCCTCGATCGCTCCTTTCCTCTCTCGCATCGTCCAGTCCCCCCGCGATCGCGATGTTTCGCAGCGCGGATACTCTCTCGAACCGATCCTCTTCGCTCGAGTCTCGTTCCTCGTGAAGTATTGCGGGAGTGTCCAGTGTTCGTTCGCTTTCCGACGCCGGGAGAATCCGATGTCGCGAAAAGGATAGAGGAAGAACGAGTTCGACCTCGCGCACGACGTGTTTGGTAATTAACCTTCGACAGACGCGGCTACTTAGCCCGCCAACGCTCTTTTCCGTCCCATCGTCGACGAGCGACGAGATTACTCACGCTATCGGCGATATCGAGCATCGCGATAACGTCGTTTCGCCCGTCCACGCCTTCGTCGCTAAAGGCTTCGGGATCTTTTTACGCCGGTCTCTTCGATGCACGCTTCGAGAGTGCTCGATCTTTATCGCGGATGCTCCTCTCTGAGCGGTAAACCGATAATCGAACGAGTCGCCTCCTATAGATTTTCTCGTCTCCGTGCCGCTAACGTTTCCGATCGCGGAACCGAAACTCGAATTTTCGCTTCTTTCGCGATCGCATCTCGCGATGATCGCATCGCGGAACGTCCTCGACGACGTTTCTCGTTTACGTAACGCGACAAACGCGAGATTTCGAACGGAGGATTGCTCGAGCGCAGGACGCTGCGAACCGACGGTCGGCAACCGGCAAAGGAGCCGGTTTCTCCTCGCGATAGTATCTAACGACGATAATGGGATAACGAGAGTCGCGATAATTAAGCTGGCAGACCGGTACTCCGTCCGGCTAGTCTCGGTGAATCACCGATGCGTCCCGTCGGACTACGCGAGATCATCCGTTACTCGGCGAACGTTCATTTTCGCCGATTCGCTTCCGTCGGATTTGTCCCGTTGCTTCTTTCTCGATCGGTGAACGCGCGGCGTTACGTCAGGCTCCGATACAAAGCCGGTTTACGTAATCGATGGCGACGGTGCGTATTTTTATAATCGACTGCATCGTAAGCCAATACCGAAGTATTCGTTTCAGCGTGGAATATCGCGTTTCTCCGTTCGCTCCCGTGGTTTTTTCAAACGGTCTCGTTTCGGGCGAGATCGACGAATTCGTGGCGGAACGTACGCGCCTCTCGCCGAGGCGAACGGTAACGGGACAGCGAAAAACGCGCTCGAAGACGAGCGAACCGTTTTCAGTCGGTTCGCGAATCGCGGCGAGGAAACGGTCACGGTCGTTGCTCTCGGCGAATTCGTTTCGGGCTCTACCTCGCCGACACCGACCGccatcgacttcgttcgcacgCGGACGAGATCCGTCTTCTGCACAGGAAACGGGAAACTTGGTCGCGACGCAACGGTGTTCTTTCGGAAGTATAACGAGGCACGAGTCACGTAACGCGGTAGTCGGATAAGCGCGCCCGAGCAAGATCGATTTCTCGTAATCAAGGTAACGCGATATCGCAACCGCGACCGATATTATCCTGGCGCCTGTATCGTTTCGACAACCTCTCCGCACACGCGAATTCGTGCCTTTCGCTTCGGCCTCGAGTATTCGTTCGCGCGAACACGGAAACTTTGCGAACCTCCCTTTCTTTCCCTTCTCTTTCGAGCACACTCGAATTACCCCGTCGTTTGTTCGCCGTTTGTTCGCATTAACGGATTCGTCGCACGTCCGCACCTTTTCAATTTCAGGCGTCGATAAGCTGCGCTCCGCGGGACCAGCGGAATGAAGGGGGAAGAGGAGACGGGCGATGAAAGTCGTTCGAAGAAGGAAGAAGAACGGGAGAGACTGCGAGTTCTCTCGGTGGACAAGGTTACCGTGGAGAAGATAGTTTTCGAGTCGTCCAGCGGATCGCGGGAAGTGCTGTTGACGAAGAACGAGAGCTCGAGGAAGCTGTCGATAAAGTCCGAGGTGGGAAAGACGATTCCGACGAGACCCGGAACCGAACGGAAAGAACCCAAGGACGCGAAGAATCGTTCCTCGCTCCCGGAAGATATACTCGCGGCGAAACCGAGCGCCCCGACGGGGTCTAGGATCGAGAAGAGGATCAAGCCCGTCAAACTGACCAAGAGTCCGTCCATCGGTAGCGTTTCGGTACCGTCGTTCGTGCTGAACGGCGTCGCTCGCGCTAGCGATACAAGTTCCGAGGCTCCGTCGAAGGAGTCGAAGCTCGAGGAATCCAAAGAGCTAACCGAAAAGGAAGATCGCGAAACGGATGAGAAGGACAGCGAACGGAAAGACAGAGAGGAGAACGAGGGTGTCGAGGCCAGGGATCGTCTCGAAAAGAGTCGGTCGAACATCAAGGTTCTTCAAAAGAATTTGAACACCAAAATCGACGCCGACACGGTCGAGAGATACGCGAAGAAGCTGCAGGAGCTGCGGGCGAATCGCGCTCTCAGATTGCCCGTGGTCGTCGTCGATTCGAACGCGAACGAGAAGCCGCTCGGTCAGGTCGCGTTCGACGAGGACTTCCTGCGAAGGCACAGTCTCGACGAGAGGCTGAAGATCGAGGAGTCGCCGGAGAGCGAACTCGATCGACGAATCGAAGAGGAATCGGACGAGCTGGCGGCGAGAATCACCACGAAACCCAGCTACAGCGAGCAGGTGTCCGAAGTGGAGAAGAGGTGGTCCGGAGAGTTCTTGGGAAACGGACCGGGACGCGGTTCCTCGGACGAGTCCGAATCCTCTTACGTGGAGGAGTTTGGAGGCGTTTCCTCCGAGGAAAGCGTCGTCGGAGATCCCGGCGCGACGCTGCTCTTCGAGAGAAAGGAGAACTCGGAGGAGAGTCGGGGCTCGGTCGAACTTACCGGAAGGCAAACTTCCGAGGAAGTTCTCGCGGACAGCACCGTGAGCACCCTCGATTCCGATTCGTGTCTCGAGGATAGAATCGGAGCGTtggaggaggaggaagaggtCGATAATCGAAACGAGATCGAGAACGACCGACGACGAGAACTCGATGCCCGATCGTTAACGCGCGAACCAACCGGTCGGTTGAGCGAGGCGACCGTACCGTCCAGGGGCGAGAAGATTTCGAGCGGTTGCTCGACGGATTCCGTCGACTCGACGCGTTCGGGACGAGACGGATACGCGAGTCTCGTAAGAAAATTCGCCATGGACTCGACGTCGGTGGCGGGATCTTCTCGAACGAAGAAGGAAGAGAAGCAAAAGAAAAAGCTGGGTCTCCGGCGATTGTTGCCGGGTTTCTTCTCGCCGAAGGATTCGCGGAAAGATTACAAGAAAAAGAAGGAATCGAAGGAACGGCGAAGACACGAGGATCGACACTTTGCTCGGTACCAGCAAAACGGAAATTACACCAGGTCGCCGGACACGATGAACTTGAACGAGGACATCAAGAGGAACGTGAAGCTCGACAACAGCCTGAACGGATCCATCATCGAGGAAAGGTTGGACGAGATAAAAAGAGAATTGTTTCCGGACCAGTGCCCGATTACCAGCACTCCGGATCATCTGGCGCGCGACGAAGAGCAGGATCTGTTGCGCGATCGAGCCGTCGGGGCCAGGGCATACGCCATCGACTCCAGCCTCAGCTCGATCGCGCCGGACGACGCGTGGAACGACAGGAGCGCGCGTCTCGGAATATCGCCGGACTTTGGCAAGTTCGAGCAGCGACAGAAGCGCGAAGAGTTCTGTCAGAAGTACGGGCCACGTCTCGAACGCAAGCACAGCTTGCAGGAATCGAACCAACCGAATCGAGCGTGTTTCTTTCAGAGAAATCACGGTCCTTCCGGCAGAATCTCGGCACCGCCCACCGAGAGGTTCATCGTGAGGCCGAGAGCGATCCACCCGATCGACAGACCGTTACCGGCGATTCCGGCATTGCCGCGACCCCGAATCGATTCGTCCAACTACGAGAACTATCCGGAGGAACGAGGACAACGCCGACCTATTCGTTACGACAGAACCGCGTACACGATCGAAGAGCCGGAATACTCGAACGAATCGGCGCTGTACGAGAACGAGGCTCCGTCGGCTGGTTTGATCCTGAAGTCGGTTTCGGCTCAAGTGAAGATCACGCGGCAACCGATTGGCAATCAGAACCAGAAGAGAGCTCCGTTGGTCGGCCGATCGGCCAAGTACCTTTCGTCGGGTTCCAGCCAGAAGTCCGGGGATTACGGCGATTCGAGCTGCACCCCGAATTCTAGCCAGAAGAGCGAGTTCTCGCCGTCGAGCTCGAAAAGCGGCGAATACTACTTGAACTCGCCGCGCAACAGCGGCTCTCCCAACGGCAGAGACTTCGACGAGGAGAATAGCCCTCCGAGCCGAGAGGGCATTTACGAGAACGAAAAGTCTCCTTCGAGATCGTCCACTCGATGCGCGGACGAGCGGATCTACGACGAGACTCCGTCCTCGGATCGCGAAGCGAAACGACCGAACTGTTCGCTGGACAACACGGACTCTTCTCCGAGTAGAGTTTGCCCGAAAGACGAACGTCCCACGTCGCCGAGAAGTAACGCGGACAAGCGGAGCGACGGAGAAGCGTCGGTGAGCAAGGCGCGTGGATCTCGAATCGCGCCACCGCCGCCGCAACCCACTTCCAGAAGATCTCAGCCCAACGAGCAGATCCTGATCGCCTCGCCGAAGAGGGAAGTCGCGTACGAGACCAGGATACCTCGGCCCGTCAACGAATCCGGACGTTGCGCGGTCGAATCTCCGGTGCGCCTCGCCAACTCGCCTCACGGGCTAGCCGCAACGAACGCGTTGGACGCGCGGAACCAAGACTCCGGAAGCGGAAATCGGGAGGTTTCGGGCTCGAGGGCCGTCGAGTATTCGACCGGTGCCGAGATAGCTCGACCAGAACCCGTTTACGGGCATCGAAACGAACGGAACGCGGACGGTTCGGAGGTCAGCGACGGAGCGCCGCGGACGCAGGGACCAGCGACTTCTCCGTCGAGGAGTCCCTCGAACCGAAACGAAGCTGTCGCGCCGGAGAGGAACGCGTCGCGAACGGGAAATTCTGGCGAACCCGTGGAAAGTTCGCGACGAGGACAAAGTCAGCCGACGGTTCGATCGCCGCGCTCGATTCCGTTGCTCGCGATCGACGCGCAACGATCCCGGAATTCCGGCCAACAGACGGCGTACGGGATCGCGAACTCGGGACGCGCGGAACCGCAACGGGTCTTGCAGCCACAGCCGCAACCGCAAAGGCAACGACCGGAACCGCGATCGCGATCGCCCGCGTCGCAGAGTGTCGAGGAGGCCGCGTATCTTCGGCGAATTCCGGAAACGACGCACGGGCAGGAGCTGGTCGTCGGACCGCCGTCGCCGTCCAAGCAGGAAACTCGCCAGCGTTTAGAGGCGTTCTATTGGCAACAAAAGACCCTGGAAGCGAACAGAAAGGCCGTCGCGCCTCCGACCAACTCGACGTCGAGACAGATGGGAAGAAAAATTGATTTACCCGAGGTCAGGGAGGCGGTGTATTGGCAACGGCTCAAGAAGTTGGACGAGGAGCAACAGAGGCGTATTTACGAGCAGAATTTGATGGAGGAGCGGTCGTATCGCGACACGGGATCGAAGAGCCCCGCCGCGAGATCGACGGGTCCGAGGCAAGTTCCGGCGACTACCGCTTATGGAGAAGGGACTCCGTGGGCCGGCAACGTCGCTCGCTCGAAACCGAATCCCACCGGAAAGCCGCCGCTGATGCAGAGTCAAAAAGGTCAGAATCAACCCGTGCTGATCGTCAGACCGCAACAAGCGATTCGAGAACGTCGGGAAACGATACCGGTCAAGCCGGTCGACTCGAGCGCCGGCCAAGAGACGCAGAGATCGAAAAGCGCGTCTCCGCATTTCCATCGCGGCGGCGACTCGCGCCAAATCGTCCCGCGAAAACTCGACACCCCGTCGACTTACGAAGAGGAGGCGACGGCGAACGACGACGAGGGGAAAATCGCGCCTCCACCGATATTCAAGAGGGGCAGCCTGATCGGTGGAGAATCGGCGGAATACGGTAGCGCCAGTGGTGCCAAGCGAGTCAGCTTTTCGAACCAGTCGGCGATCGGTCAAGATCTGGTCAGCGGAAATTGGCCGACGAAACGCGGAATCGCTCCGGAACCGCCGACGCGAACGCGCCGCAGCGAGGACAGCGTTTCCGACACGGACTCCGTGTTTCTTCGACGAGACGCCTGTCCCGACACGGAATACGACGCCGACAGGCCGCTGCCGCCGTTACCGCCTCCGGTCCAAGACGCCGTATCTTCCGGAAATTCCAGCGGAATCACCGCGCCGAGAAGCAACGCTTCCGGAGACGCTCGATGGAACGCGAGAGCGGATCCCCGACGAGCCATCAGCCCACACCGAATGCTTCG includes:
- the LOC100883165 gene encoding uncharacterized protein LOC100883165 isoform X12 — its product is MKGEEETGDESRSKKEEERERLRVLSVDKVTVEKIVFESSSGSREVLLTKNESSRKLSIKSEVGKTIPTRPGTERKEPKDAKNRSSLPEDILAAKPSAPTGSRIEKRIKPVKLTKSPSIGSVSVPSFVLNGVARASDTSSEAPSKESKLEESKELTEKEDRETDEKDSERKDREENEGVEARDRLEKSRSNIKVLQKNLNTKIDADTVERYAKKLQELRANRALRLPVVVVDSNANEKPLGQVAFDEDFLRRHSLDERLKIEESPESELDRRIEEESDELAARITTKPSYSEQVSEVEKRWSGEFLGNGPGRGSSDESESSYVEEFGGVSSEESVVGDPGATLLFERKENSEESRGSVELTGRQTSEEVLADSTVSTLDSDSCLEDRIGALEEEEEVDNRNEIENDRRRELDARSLTREPTGRLSEATVPSRGEKISSGCSTDSVDSTRSGRDGYASLVRKFAMDSTSVAGSSRTKKEEKQKKKLGLRRLLPGFFSPKDSRKDYKKKKESKERRRHEDRHFARYQQNGNYTRSPDTMNLNEDIKRNVKLDNSLNGSIIEERLDEIKRELFPDQCPITSTPDHLARDEEQDLLRDRAVGARAYAIDSSLSSIAPDDAWNDRSARLGISPDFGKFEQRQKREEFCQKYGPRLERKHSLQESNQPNRACFFQRNHGPSGRISAPPTERFIVRPRAIHPIDRPLPAIPALPRPRIDSSNYENYPEERGQRRPIRYDRTAYTIEEPEYSNESALYENEAPSAGLILKSVSAQVKITRQPIGNQNQKRAPLVGRSAKYLSSGSSQKSGDYGDSSCTPNSSQKSEFSPSSSKSGEYYLNSPRNSGSPNGRDFDEENSPPSREGIYENEKSPSRSSTRCADERIYDETPSSDREAKRPNCSLDNTDSSPSRVCPKDERPTSPRSNADKRSDGEASVSKARGSRIAPPPPQPTSRRSQPNEQILIASPKREVAYETRIPRPVNESGRCAVESPVRLANSPHGLAATNALDARNQDSGSGNREVSGSRAVEYSTGAEIARPEPVYGHRNERNADGSEVSDGAPRTQGPATSPSRSPSNRNEAVAPERNASRTGNSGEPVESSRRGQSQPTVRSPRSIPLLAIDAQRSRNSGQQTAYGIANSGRAEPQRVLQPQPQPQRQRPEPRSRSPASQSVEEAAYLRRIPETTHGQELVVGPPSPSKQETRQRLEAFYWQQKTLEANRKAVAPPTNSTSRQMGRKIDLPEVREAVYWQRLKKLDEEQQRRIYEQNLMEERSYRDTGSKSPAARSTGPRQVPATTAYGEGTPWAGNVARSKPNPTGKPPLMQSQKGQNQPVLIVRPQQAIRERRETIPVKPVDSSAGQETQRSKSASPHFHRGGDSRQIVPRKLDTPSTYEEEATANDDEGKIAPPPIFKRGSLIGGESAEYGSASGAKRVSFSNQSAIGQDLVSGNWPTKRGIAPEPPTRTRRSEDSVSDTDSVFLRRDACPDTEYDADRPLPPLPPPVQDAVSSGNSSGITAPRSNASGDARWNARADPRRAISPHRMLRQKEEEWNSDGKGRQSNDIGGSGRGEGEAGSNEIPGGRRGGGGGGGIGVGGGGSVLGVGGGGGIGGSGGGGSGGRSGSVGGGRSRDEPRRHTLGGDHQPSLHHQQFNAAQQLHPLHPHHLPPPHGQYGTPPTRHTTMDLEMGTKSRQRKSPLPRGYPPPSSTMLLDEDPGIMSEVETSSTGFRRGGKQRSSLPVVRNPSKTLERPLGLVFLQYRNETKRALLPNEITSIDTVKALFVRSFPKQLTMEYLDSPHVKVYIHDSNKDMFYELEDLRSHLRDIRDRSVLRLFESTDGVTGMSGPLGIPGTGAGLPPHWEDQSYFSEPEFDSEYQHQHIHKSKTAKNSSSGSSGYYIGGSSTLPRGGPLMRAYSPAASSVVGGPSSTPTQPKPLATPDRLHGESGYMSSPERGGGVGSGSGRYPPGPYSAGSSYEDPYYSQYSGTVTPVIDEEASDTELLEESYSLYGVKPPGRPPSGPPRSPFPPGAPPPLPPGGQSYDATRIRVEHMERQLANLTGLVQKALTHAPHTSPSPRDYLQVPAGRDPYARGPDDSYLRTDVKPPKLGKDKSVSFEKSVSFSDDPPDMNSPKQHSPQHAADTKPTKPAIKSSTLPRMSSQERDRHKPTPPPKPAALVAGQYVYRDLALTPEMYNQLRGLQKKAKDLRQEVRNLRRMSQAQAHTIRETILDTFITIRAMLLSCGDAAWDAEKIRLSREEDFYRQEMLRLVKDLTELENTVEELRGNVINRKTRVNMSDVENMALIMSKSSKTVADLKVRFPSLLECMKGLLSSEMEMVVRAEKFLKEEPERLESVVKRCKKLTSTLVTLKRLASVQEQRLPNAATSVDAEETPPITPTSAQHSKATAPVPAERTVVGSASVIGGGPHALEPPATHQQRPENALDALLDELQTFSRPSSQLGHVAAQTSSRGEAPGAVTTSVGTPARAPCISDIGRKGSVDSSSGTVVALAPAGPPTNTGGTLRRLHSYPSSSDTDTSPPIARLQVSLQDQQPSLPTLPQGFVPGQKPPVPERNAELLQLATARRVPPPPPPRTSSRSPLASPTSPQLPPRNHSCNLQTGNATLRRPPARGTQPIKEGKPPMALPAEAVVPALETGPTLLHNNGSSTSQSSAVLSTSNSSSCESVNSQEGLQSKKGRQEQLEQRHQELLRKQKALQEQYARLQQLQRNTAGLTTVPPAPPDLLKKTGSESNLLAKMGLGLSAASSGSLTSLAAKPITAVSQESSVDGAHRSRPEQSGEQSRSTGPSVNATSATVTATNTVSTASTESNDVDQVSNSSAISNGAAVATASTAAASNCATASTTTTTTTSKIYETDIL
- the LOC100883165 gene encoding uncharacterized protein LOC100883165 isoform X11; the encoded protein is MKGEEETGDESRSKKEEERERLRVLSVDKVTVEKIVFESSSGSREVLLTKNESSRKLSIKSEVGKTIPTRPGTERKEPKDAKNRSSLPEDILAAKPSAPTGSRIEKRIKPVKLTKSPSIGSVSVPSFVLNGVARASDTSSEAPSKESKLEESKELTEKEDRETDEKDSERKDREENEGVEARDRLEKSRSNIKVLQKNLNTKIDADTVERYAKKLQELRANRALRLPVVVVDSNANEKPLGQVAFDEDFLRRHSLDERLKIEESPESELDRRIEEESDELAARITTKPSYSEQVSEVEKRWSGEFLGNGPGRGSSDESESSYVEEFGGVSSEESVVGDPGATLLFERKENSEESRGSVELTGRQTSEEVLADSTVSTLDSDSCLEDRIGALEEEEEVDNRNEIENDRRRELDARSLTREPTGRLSEATVPSRGEKISSGCSTDSVDSTRSGRDGYASLVRKFAMDSTSVAGSSRTKKEEKQKKKLGLRRLLPGFFSPKDSRKDYKKKKESKERRRHEDRHFARYQQNGNYTRSPDTMNLNEDIKRNVKLDNSLNGSIIEERLDEIKRELFPDQCPITSTPDHLARDEEQDLLRDRAVGARAYAIDSSLSSIAPDDAWNDRSARLGISPDFGKFEQRQKREEFCQKYGPRLERKHSLQESNQPNRACFFQRNHGPSGRISAPPTERFIVRPRAIHPIDRPLPAIPALPRPRIDSSNYENYPEERGQRRPIRYDRTAYTIEEPEYSNESALYENEAPSAGLILKSVSAQVKITRQPIGNQNQKRAPLVGRSAKYLSSGSSQKSGDYGDSSCTPNSSQKSEFSPSSSKSGEYYLNSPRNSGSPNGRDFDEENSPPSREGIYENEKSPSRSSTRCADERIYDETPSSDREAKRPNCSLDNTDSSPSRVCPKDERPTSPRSNADKRSDGEASVSKARGSRIAPPPPQPTSRRSQPNEQILIASPKREVAYETRIPRPVNESGRCAVESPVRLANSPHGLAATNALDARNQDSGSGNREVSGSRAVEYSTGAEIARPEPVYGHRNERNADGSEVSDGAPRTQGPATSPSRSPSNRNEAVAPERNASRTGNSGEPVESSRRGQSQPTVRSPRSIPLLAIDAQRSRNSGQQTAYGIANSGRAEPQRVLQPQPQPQRQRPEPRSRSPASQSVEEAAYLRRIPETTHGQELVVGPPSPSKQETRQRLEAFYWQQKTLEANRKAVAPPTNSTSRQMGRKIDLPEVREAVYWQRLKKLDEEQQRRIYEQNLMEERSYRDTGSKSPAARSTGPRQVPATTAYGEGTPWAGNVARSKPNPTGKPPLMQSQKGQNQPVLIVRPQQAIRERRETIPVKPVDSSAGQETQRSKSASPHFHRGGDSRQIVPRKLDTPSTYEEEATANDDEGKIAPPPIFKRGSLIGGESAEYGSASGAKRVSFSNQSAIGQDLVSGNWPTKRGIAPEPPTRTRRSEDSVSDTDSVFLRRDACPDTEYDADRPLPPLPPPVQDAVSSGNSSGITAPRSNASGDARWNARADPRRAISPHRMLRQKEEEWNSDGKGRQSNDIGGSGRGEGEAGSNEIPGGRRGGGGGGGIGVGGGGSVLGVGGGGGIGGSGGGGSGGRSGSVGGGRSRDEPRRHTLGGDHQPSLHHQQFNAAQQLHPLHPHHLPPPHGQYGTPPTRHTTMDLEMGTKSRQRKSPLPRGYPPPSSTMLLDEDPGIMSEVETSSTGFRRGGKQRSSLPVVRNPSKTLERPLGLVFLQYRNETKRALLPNEITSIDTVKALFVRSFPKQLTMEYLDSPHVKVYIHDSNKDMFYELEDLRSHLRDIRDRSVLRLFESTDGVTGMSGPLGIPGTGAGLPPHWEDQSYFSEPEFDSEYQHQHIHKSKTAKNSSSGSSGYYIGGSSTLPRGGPLMRAYSPAASSVVGGPSSTPTQPKPLATPGGGGVPPAKPLRSYHCGKSPLGSLGGSARFSRDSSVSLYSIADRLHGESGYMSSPERGGGVGSGSGRYPPGPYSAGSSYEDPYYSQYSGTVTPVIDEEASDTELLEESYSLYGVKPPGRPPSGPPRSPFPPGAPPPLPPGGQSYDATRIRVEHMERQLANLTGLVQKALTHAPHTSPSPRDYLQVPAGRDPYARGPDKSVSFEKSVSFSDDPPDMNSPKQHSPQHAERDRHKPTPPPKPAALVAGQYVYRDLALTPEMYNQLRGLQKKAKDLRQEVRNLRRMSQAQAHTIRETILDTFITIRAMLLSCGDAAWDAEKIRLSREEDFYRQEMLRLVKDLTELENTVEELRGNVINRKTRVNMSDVENMALIMSKSSKTVADLKVRFPSLLECMKGLLSSEMEMVVRAEKFLKEEPERLESVVKRCKKLTSTLVTLKRLASVQEQRLPNAATSVDAEETPPITPTSAQHSKATAPVPAERTVVGSASVIGGGPHALEPPATHQQRPENALDALLDELQTFSRPSSQLGHVAAQTSSRGEAPGAVTTSVGTPARAPCISDIGRKGSVDSSSGTVVALAPAGPPTNTGGTLRRLHSYPSSSDTDTSPPIARLQVSLQDQQPSLPTLPQGFVPGQKPPVPERNAELLQLATARRVPPPPPPRTSSRSPLASPTSPQLPPRNHSCNLQTGNATLRRPPARGTQPIKEGKPPMALPAEAVVPALETGPTLLHNNGSSTSQSSAVLSTSNSSSCESVNSQEGLQSKKGRQEQLEQRHQELLRKQKALQEQYARLQQLQRNTAGLTTVPPAPPDLLKKTGSESNLLAKMGLGLSAASSGSLTSLAAKPITAVSQESSVDGAHRSRPEQSGEQSRSTGPSVNATSATVTATNTVSTASTESNDVDQVSNSSAISNGAAVATASTAAASNCATASTTTTTTTSKIYETDIL